Proteins found in one Sporosarcina jeotgali genomic segment:
- a CDS encoding efflux RND transporter permease subunit, translating to MKISDFSIKRPVFTIVTMFLIIILGAVSFFRIPVTLIPDLNPPVAVVVANYGGASPTEVSEKLTKPLEESLSTAPGLKSLQSTSQEGATLVFMMFDWSADIDDVQLDILQRIDQVPVPEGADKPRFMKFDPSQFPVIQLSLKTASDDVDIRKIAEELETELRQTEGVASVSVSGKLVEEIQIVLDEAKLEKNGITQADVVQAVQASNVTMPGEPVSASGGKQLTTRIISSLSSEDDVKNVIIGPNAVTGKRMLVKDVATVNLAEANSGTLTRANDQQAVLLSVLQESGANTAEVSKSFKKSLDNLLDEDQFKDVNADILFDQGDYVKLAINNIGQSLILGGLFAMIVLFFFLKGIRSPIIIGVAIPYSVIVTFVLMFFADFSLNIMTLGALALGIGMLVDNAIVVIENIERHLAMGKDRKVAASEGAKEVGGAIIASTLTTLAVFVPVIFISGLIGQIFTQFALTISFSLFASLVVALTVVPMMASRMLRKPRRNVEARRRRSKTLNTFEKSIKWSLAHRFLILAMTVVLLGASAFGLFKVGTEFLPSTDEGFFSINVDLPNGSSLETTNAAVKKVEDVLKEQKDVDVYVSLVGGTQQSMAQGGSQADTAEMYVKLKPLDERDRSVFEFMDDVKPKVNKAIGETAEVSFNVQAAAGSSPNTLSFAIEDTNESRLNDATAKIDAALRDLDGVTDVSNNLMDTVEEVQVTVDPKLAADFGLVPYQVAQTITDVTRGTFATQIVDEKDQVLTVNVQYDKKFYKDTDALRKIKLRTPAGQFVKLGQIAKIDIAEGPVAIQRVDQAHSVSYDVKYENDRSLGEMTKSVNEAIDELKLPDEVKMSYSGDRELFESAANDMMLALILAVVLVYIVMAAQFESFKYPFVIMFSVPLMVIGVAIGLFVTNTPISVTSIIGVLVLVGIVVNNGIVLVDYINQQKEKGMASYDAIVISVKNRVRPILMTALTTILGLLPLALGIGEGTEINQPMGIAVIGGLISSTFLTLFIVPIIYSLFDKETRRRARPKQSVDNSDS from the coding sequence ATGAAAATTAGCGATTTTTCGATTAAACGCCCAGTATTCACGATTGTCACGATGTTTTTAATCATAATTCTCGGGGCAGTATCTTTTTTTAGAATACCCGTAACACTTATTCCGGACTTAAATCCTCCTGTCGCCGTGGTCGTAGCAAATTATGGAGGCGCTTCGCCAACGGAAGTGAGTGAAAAGCTGACGAAGCCGCTGGAAGAAAGCCTATCCACAGCTCCAGGATTGAAATCATTGCAATCTACTTCTCAGGAAGGCGCGACACTTGTCTTTATGATGTTTGACTGGTCTGCTGATATCGATGACGTTCAGCTCGATATCTTGCAGCGAATTGACCAGGTGCCTGTGCCTGAAGGAGCGGATAAACCCCGCTTCATGAAGTTTGATCCATCCCAATTCCCGGTCATTCAACTCTCTCTTAAAACAGCGTCTGACGATGTCGATATTCGAAAGATTGCAGAAGAGCTGGAGACGGAATTACGCCAGACTGAAGGCGTCGCCAGTGTAAGTGTATCTGGTAAGCTAGTGGAAGAAATTCAAATCGTATTAGACGAAGCGAAACTAGAAAAGAATGGTATTACACAAGCTGACGTAGTCCAGGCCGTTCAAGCTTCTAACGTAACGATGCCAGGAGAGCCAGTAAGCGCATCTGGCGGAAAGCAGCTGACAACACGGATTATCAGCAGCCTCAGTTCAGAGGATGATGTAAAAAACGTCATTATCGGACCTAATGCTGTAACGGGTAAGCGGATGCTTGTAAAGGACGTTGCAACCGTAAATCTTGCGGAGGCCAACAGCGGCACTTTGACTCGTGCAAATGATCAGCAGGCTGTTTTGCTCTCGGTTCTGCAAGAATCAGGTGCGAATACTGCAGAAGTATCGAAGTCTTTTAAAAAATCATTAGATAATTTGCTGGATGAGGATCAATTTAAAGATGTAAATGCGGATATATTGTTTGACCAGGGAGATTACGTCAAGCTGGCGATCAATAATATCGGGCAATCCCTCATTCTCGGGGGACTTTTCGCCATGATTGTGCTGTTCTTCTTCCTTAAAGGAATTAGAAGCCCGATTATTATAGGGGTTGCAATCCCTTATTCAGTAATTGTCACTTTCGTACTTATGTTTTTTGCTGATTTCTCGCTCAATATTATGACGCTCGGAGCGTTAGCGCTCGGAATTGGAATGCTTGTCGATAATGCAATTGTCGTCATTGAAAACATTGAACGGCACCTTGCAATGGGCAAAGACCGTAAAGTTGCTGCAAGTGAAGGGGCAAAAGAAGTTGGCGGGGCAATTATTGCCTCCACTTTAACGACACTGGCTGTCTTTGTTCCGGTTATTTTCATTAGCGGATTAATAGGACAAATCTTTACCCAATTTGCGTTAACTATCTCATTCAGCCTATTTGCATCACTGGTTGTTGCATTAACGGTAGTACCGATGATGGCAAGCCGCATGTTGCGGAAGCCTCGCCGCAATGTCGAAGCTCGCCGGCGGCGCTCAAAAACACTCAATACTTTTGAAAAGTCTATAAAGTGGTCATTAGCGCATCGCTTCCTCATTCTAGCGATGACGGTAGTTTTGCTTGGCGCCAGTGCGTTTGGATTGTTTAAGGTTGGAACAGAATTCCTGCCATCAACAGATGAAGGGTTTTTCAGTATTAACGTAGACCTTCCAAATGGCTCCTCACTTGAAACCACAAATGCTGCTGTGAAAAAAGTAGAAGACGTCTTGAAAGAACAAAAAGATGTGGACGTATACGTCAGCCTTGTGGGCGGTACCCAGCAATCCATGGCGCAAGGAGGCTCGCAAGCGGATACAGCGGAGATGTATGTGAAGCTGAAGCCGCTGGACGAGCGTGATCGCTCCGTGTTCGAGTTCATGGATGATGTGAAGCCGAAAGTAAACAAAGCAATTGGCGAGACTGCTGAAGTAAGCTTTAATGTACAAGCTGCTGCGGGTTCCAGTCCAAATACGTTATCGTTTGCGATTGAAGATACAAACGAATCCCGGCTAAACGATGCAACTGCTAAAATCGATGCAGCTCTAAGGGATTTGGATGGAGTCACAGATGTATCGAACAATTTAATGGATACTGTTGAAGAAGTTCAAGTAACTGTCGATCCGAAGTTAGCTGCTGATTTTGGATTAGTTCCGTACCAAGTCGCTCAAACGATCACAGACGTTACTAGAGGCACATTTGCGACTCAGATTGTGGATGAAAAAGATCAAGTACTGACCGTAAATGTTCAGTACGACAAAAAGTTTTATAAGGATACCGATGCTTTACGGAAGATTAAGCTCCGTACGCCTGCCGGACAATTTGTCAAATTGGGACAAATAGCGAAAATTGACATAGCTGAAGGTCCTGTCGCCATTCAACGTGTAGATCAGGCACATTCCGTTTCATACGATGTGAAGTATGAAAATGATCGTTCACTTGGTGAAATGACTAAGTCTGTAAATGAGGCGATTGATGAACTGAAATTGCCGGATGAAGTGAAGATGTCTTACAGTGGAGATCGTGAGTTATTTGAGAGCGCAGCAAATGACATGATGCTGGCACTCATACTCGCAGTCGTGCTCGTGTATATTGTAATGGCAGCACAGTTTGAATCATTCAAATACCCATTTGTTATCATGTTCTCGGTTCCTTTAATGGTGATTGGCGTAGCGATCGGTTTGTTTGTAACAAACACACCAATCAGTGTTACATCGATCATAGGAGTTCTTGTGCTGGTAGGAATTGTTGTGAACAACGGCATTGTCCTTGTTGATTATATTAATCAGCAAAAGGAAAAGGGGATGGCATCGTATGATGCGATCGTCATATCCGTGAAAAACCGTGTGCGTCCGATTCTAATGACAGCACTAACGACGATTCTTGGATTGCTGCCGCTTGCACTTGGTATCGGAGAAGGTACAGAGATTAACCAGCCGATGGGGATTGCCGTAATTGGCGGACTTATCAGCTCGACATTCTTGACCCTCTTCATTGTGCCGATTATTTATAGTCTGTTCGATAAAGAAACGAGAAGAAGAGCGCGCCCTAAACAATCTGTTGATAACTCAGACAGCTGA
- a CDS encoding TerC family protein: METIFLEYAWVLLVLIVLEGLLAADNAVVMAVMVKHLPKLQQQKALFYGLLGAFVFRFAALFFITYLVNYWEIQALGAIYLLYISMKNIYDQRHHKSENPTKKKRKESGFWFTVLKVELADIAFALDSMLAAVALAVTLPELGNFHIGGINGGQFTVMLIGGIIGLILIRFAARQFVTLLEKYPALETAAFLIVGWVGVKLAVMTLAHPNVHIIDTEFPHSTVWKLIFWTVLAAIAIGGYLTAVASKRKTSK; the protein is encoded by the coding sequence TTGGAAACAATTTTTTTGGAGTATGCCTGGGTACTGCTTGTACTAATCGTATTGGAAGGTCTTCTTGCTGCAGATAACGCAGTGGTTATGGCGGTTATGGTAAAACACCTTCCGAAATTACAACAGCAAAAGGCATTGTTTTATGGACTGTTAGGGGCATTTGTTTTCCGATTTGCTGCTTTGTTCTTCATCACATACCTTGTGAATTATTGGGAAATTCAAGCATTAGGTGCCATTTACCTGTTGTATATTTCAATGAAAAATATTTATGATCAAAGACATCATAAAAGTGAAAATCCGACTAAGAAAAAACGAAAAGAATCTGGTTTTTGGTTTACGGTATTGAAAGTGGAGCTTGCAGATATTGCATTTGCACTGGATTCCATGCTTGCAGCAGTAGCGCTTGCCGTTACACTTCCAGAACTAGGGAACTTCCACATTGGCGGCATTAACGGCGGACAGTTCACTGTCATGCTGATTGGCGGCATTATCGGGCTAATCTTAATCCGATTTGCTGCTCGTCAATTTGTAACGTTGCTTGAAAAATATCCGGCTCTTGAAACAGCAGCATTCCTCATTGTTGGCTGGGTAGGTGTAAAGCTTGCGGTAATGACGCTTGCACATCCGAATGTGCACATTATCGATACGGAATTCCCGCACTCGACTGTATGGAAACTTATTTTCTGGACAGTTCTTGCTGCGATCGCAATTGGCGGTTATTTAACAGCTGTTGCAAGCAAACGAAAAACTTCAAAGTAA
- a CDS encoding TrkH family potassium uptake protein, translated as MKLNRDSLRRFTPAQLIVFYYFLAIAFSFLLLNLPGVYNPGVKVSFIDSLFTAVSAVSVTGLTPISIAGTYSVFGLCMLMLVLQLGGIGIMSIGTFFWLLVKKRIGLRERQLIMVDHNQYTLAGVVQLIKQIVRIIFLIELIGGIVLTIYIMPLYDKFSEALLNGMFLSVSATTNAGFDITDASLLPYFNDYFVQSVIMMLIILGAIGFPVLVEVKSFFSKKVPHFRFSLFTKITTATFGILLVVGALMIYVLESFHSFKGMSWHEKIFSSLFHSVSARSAGLTTYDITSFSDATDIVISSLMFIGASPSSVGGGIRTTTFAIAVLFLINFAKGKDVIHIFKRRIKLVDIFRSYAVILLAGFMVMTALLILLVTEPGVPVVSLLFEITSAFGTCGMSLGITSDLSIPGKIIIMALMFIGRVGLISFLFTLGGKVNKTSFRYPKERVIIG; from the coding sequence ATGAAACTTAACCGTGATAGTTTACGCAGGTTCACACCTGCTCAATTAATCGTATTTTATTACTTTTTAGCGATCGCATTTTCTTTTTTGTTATTGAATTTGCCGGGCGTTTACAATCCAGGTGTAAAAGTTTCATTCATTGACAGCTTATTCACCGCAGTGAGCGCCGTAAGTGTGACAGGATTAACTCCTATTAGTATTGCGGGTACCTATTCTGTATTCGGGCTATGTATGCTGATGCTCGTCTTGCAATTAGGCGGAATTGGCATTATGTCGATTGGCACATTCTTTTGGCTGCTTGTGAAGAAGCGCATCGGCTTGCGAGAACGGCAGCTCATTATGGTGGATCACAATCAATATACGCTGGCAGGCGTCGTACAGCTTATTAAACAAATTGTACGGATTATTTTCCTCATCGAACTAATAGGCGGAATTGTCCTGACCATTTATATTATGCCTTTGTACGATAAGTTTTCAGAAGCATTATTGAATGGGATGTTTTTATCAGTTTCAGCTACTACGAATGCAGGCTTTGACATTACGGATGCTTCTTTGTTACCGTACTTCAATGATTATTTTGTTCAAAGTGTCATCATGATGCTGATTATTTTAGGAGCTATCGGTTTTCCTGTTCTGGTCGAAGTGAAAAGTTTCTTTTCAAAAAAGGTACCTCATTTTCGTTTCTCACTATTTACTAAAATTACGACTGCAACCTTTGGAATTTTGTTAGTTGTTGGGGCACTGATGATTTATGTGTTGGAATCCTTTCACTCGTTTAAAGGAATGTCGTGGCACGAAAAGATATTTTCATCTCTATTTCACTCAGTTTCAGCACGATCTGCAGGATTAACGACGTATGATATTACTAGCTTTAGTGATGCAACTGACATCGTTATTAGCTCACTGATGTTCATCGGTGCTTCTCCCAGTTCTGTTGGCGGGGGAATTCGAACAACGACATTTGCAATAGCTGTTTTATTCCTTATTAACTTTGCCAAAGGTAAAGATGTCATTCATATTTTTAAAAGACGAATAAAACTTGTCGACATTTTTCGCTCATATGCTGTCATTTTACTCGCTGGTTTCATGGTCATGACTGCTCTTCTCATCTTGTTAGTTACAGAGCCCGGAGTACCTGTTGTTTCTTTGTTGTTTGAAATTACCTCTGCTTTTGGAACATGCGGTATGTCACTTGGAATTACGTCGGATCTCTCCATCCCAGGTAAAATTATCATTATGGCCTTAATGTTTATAGGGCGCGTTGGACTCATTTCTTTCCTATTTACATTAGGAGGAAAGGTGAACAAAACTTCCTTCCGTTACCCGAAAGAACGAGTTATTATAGGATAA
- a CDS encoding ATP-binding protein translates to MLEQIENVNGYESLFVMDNRHPCILVGMDGVIAEANLLFTNKFILGKNDNFLSLLKSSGISSWNDFKKGCVETKVGMFDNLVMTSVGNIEFLCKTHIFYSSETKQAVLTFVLPALCTDLPLTAYAQCFTHASNLKVIVNDEGYIVDVNNKISDVFNLTRSAVIGKRIQTLYRKFNTQKRNAEAQYATHLNTLKTYGEVKVTERFESEPNTIQFLEIHATYNSDSNLYFVDIQDCTEVEMLRRQLDHSGSLSTVGQMAASIAHEIRNPMTTLKGFVQLMEVTATGDTAKYLSVVDDELKRMEAILNEMLMLSKPSEEKISEFSLGVLITKVLEIMKPKAMFESIQIDWHDASFCNSMIHSNADKIKQVLLNIFKNAFEAMEPGGILTLKLEKDEGTSFTLSVRDTGKGMSPLQIKNIFMPFFTSKPEGTGLGLPFVLKTMEDLGGAVAVSSEANKGTTFTLAFPRHYLESCTISENYTAN, encoded by the coding sequence ATGCTGGAACAAATAGAAAATGTGAATGGATATGAATCCCTTTTCGTTATGGACAACCGTCATCCTTGTATTTTGGTCGGCATGGATGGTGTCATTGCAGAAGCAAATCTATTATTCACCAATAAATTTATATTGGGGAAGAATGATAACTTTTTATCGCTGCTTAAAAGCAGCGGCATTAGCAGCTGGAATGACTTTAAAAAAGGTTGTGTAGAAACCAAAGTAGGGATGTTTGACAACCTTGTAATGACTTCTGTCGGAAATATTGAGTTTTTATGTAAAACACATATTTTTTACTCAAGTGAAACGAAACAAGCTGTTTTAACTTTTGTGCTTCCTGCTTTATGTACAGATCTCCCGTTGACCGCTTACGCCCAGTGCTTTACACATGCCTCAAATTTAAAAGTCATTGTTAATGATGAAGGATATATCGTTGATGTTAATAATAAGATTAGTGATGTATTCAATTTAACCAGAAGTGCTGTTATTGGGAAGCGTATTCAAACTTTGTATAGAAAGTTCAATACTCAAAAAAGAAATGCCGAGGCTCAATATGCGACGCATTTGAATACCCTTAAAACATATGGAGAAGTAAAAGTTACAGAACGATTTGAAAGTGAGCCGAATACGATTCAGTTCTTGGAAATACATGCTACCTATAATTCCGACAGTAATCTGTATTTCGTTGACATTCAGGATTGCACGGAAGTGGAAATGCTGCGCAGGCAGCTGGACCACTCCGGATCACTTTCCACAGTCGGACAAATGGCAGCAAGTATTGCACATGAGATCCGAAATCCGATGACAACGCTGAAAGGCTTCGTTCAGCTTATGGAGGTTACTGCGACTGGGGATACAGCTAAGTATTTGTCAGTAGTAGACGATGAGTTGAAACGAATGGAAGCCATCTTAAACGAAATGCTAATGCTATCAAAACCCTCTGAAGAAAAGATTTCAGAATTCTCATTAGGAGTATTGATTACAAAAGTTTTGGAAATTATGAAACCCAAAGCCATGTTTGAATCCATTCAGATCGACTGGCATGATGCTTCCTTCTGCAATTCGATGATCCATTCAAATGCGGATAAGATTAAACAAGTTCTCTTGAATATTTTTAAAAATGCATTTGAAGCAATGGAACCAGGAGGCATTTTGACACTCAAACTAGAAAAAGATGAAGGAACTTCCTTTACCCTCTCAGTACGCGATACAGGAAAAGGAATGTCTCCTTTACAAATTAAGAATATTTTCATGCCTTTTTTTACGTCCAAACCTGAAGGAACTGGTTTAGGACTCCCATTTGTTTTGAAAACAATGGAAGACTTGGGCGGTGCGGTTGCTGTTTCTAGCGAAGCAAACAAAGGAACCACGTTTACTTTGGCATTTCCTCGACATTATTTAGAAAGCTGTACAATCAGCGAGAACTATACAGCGAACTAA
- a CDS encoding MarR family winged helix-turn-helix transcriptional regulator, which produces MGNANERALKLFVVLSRANKVLHEETNRLISSKGLNPTEFAVLELLYHKGKQPIQKIGEKILMRSGSMTYVINKLESNGYLQREVNSIDKRVTYVEITVQGTQLMDSLFPGHAENINSLLSSLSSEEQDQATRLLQKLGVSIRDLSSKKD; this is translated from the coding sequence ATGGGGAATGCAAACGAACGCGCACTTAAGTTATTCGTTGTACTATCGCGAGCGAATAAAGTGCTGCATGAAGAGACGAATCGGCTAATTTCATCTAAAGGGTTGAATCCGACCGAGTTTGCGGTTCTCGAGTTGTTGTACCACAAAGGAAAACAGCCTATCCAAAAAATTGGTGAAAAGATTTTAATGCGCAGCGGTTCGATGACCTATGTCATCAATAAGCTGGAATCGAACGGTTATTTGCAGCGTGAAGTCAATTCTATCGACAAACGTGTAACGTATGTAGAAATTACTGTCCAGGGCACACAGTTAATGGATTCATTGTTTCCCGGACACGCAGAAAACATTAATAGTTTGCTTTCTTCGTTAAGCAGTGAGGAACAGGATCAGGCGACTCGACTGCTTCAAAAACTAGGAGTCTCAATTCGGGATTTATCTTCAAAAAAAGACTGA
- a CDS encoding YkvS family protein produces the protein MEEMEELDIAEVGTLIEFKDGLQGIVEKVNDNSVIVNLTYMENFEELGLEEKTVVNHKRYTILQKKED, from the coding sequence ATGGAAGAAATGGAAGAGTTGGATATCGCAGAAGTGGGAACACTTATCGAGTTCAAAGATGGATTACAGGGCATTGTTGAAAAAGTAAATGATAACTCGGTTATTGTGAACTTAACGTACATGGAAAACTTCGAAGAATTAGGTCTGGAAGAGAAAACAGTCGTCAATCATAAACGCTACACAATCCTGCAAAAAAAAGAAGATTGA
- a CDS encoding aspartyl-phosphate phosphatase Spo0E family protein → MDNLECKIELIRRELLKTAEERGLSSKETVNLSVELDHLLNDYSYDEKSMNGKHSIHERRTSENNKKFG, encoded by the coding sequence ATGGATAATCTGGAATGCAAAATTGAATTGATTCGCAGGGAACTCTTGAAGACTGCAGAAGAAAGAGGTCTCTCCTCCAAAGAGACGGTCAACTTGAGCGTGGAATTGGACCACTTACTGAATGATTATTCTTATGATGAAAAGAGCATGAATGGTAAGCATAGCATTCACGAAAGAAGAACATCTGAAAATAATAAAAAGTTTGGTTGA
- a CDS encoding NAD(P)-dependent oxidoreductase, producing MKTISFIGTGVMGASIVNHLLQAGYPVTVYTRTKEKAEPLLAAGAKWAATVAQAVQDAELIFTMVGMPADVEDIYLEDNGIIANGKNGQIVVDMTTSSPALAKKIDLAAAEKGMTSLDAPVSGGDVGAKNGTLSIMCGGEESVFEQVKPIFSLFGSQIILQGGAGAGQHTKMSNQLAIATNMIGVCEALAYAEKAGLDPERVLESISPGAAGSWSLSNLGPRMLAGNFEPGFYTKHFLKDLRIALDEANAMKLDLPGLQLAINLYEELMAKGYGDKGTQVLFKKYQ from the coding sequence ATGAAAACTATTTCATTTATCGGTACAGGCGTGATGGGTGCCAGTATCGTCAATCATTTGCTTCAAGCAGGATATCCGGTAACAGTATATACACGTACGAAGGAAAAAGCGGAGCCGCTTCTTGCTGCAGGTGCAAAGTGGGCTGCTACCGTAGCACAAGCAGTTCAAGATGCAGAACTAATCTTTACAATGGTTGGAATGCCCGCAGATGTTGAAGACATCTATTTGGAGGATAATGGAATTATTGCGAATGGAAAGAATGGACAAATTGTAGTGGACATGACAACTTCCAGTCCAGCGCTTGCTAAGAAAATTGATCTGGCTGCTGCTGAAAAAGGAATGACTTCACTTGATGCACCTGTTTCGGGTGGTGATGTAGGAGCAAAAAACGGAACACTTTCAATTATGTGCGGCGGAGAAGAGTCAGTTTTTGAACAAGTTAAACCGATTTTCTCCTTGTTTGGAAGCCAAATTATACTTCAAGGCGGAGCGGGAGCAGGGCAGCATACAAAAATGAGTAACCAGCTTGCTATTGCAACTAATATGATCGGCGTATGTGAGGCGCTTGCTTATGCTGAGAAAGCAGGATTGGACCCGGAACGTGTCCTGGAATCCATTTCACCCGGAGCTGCAGGATCTTGGTCGCTCTCAAATCTCGGACCTCGTATGCTTGCAGGGAATTTCGAACCTGGCTTTTATACGAAACATTTCCTGAAGGATTTACGCATTGCGCTCGATGAAGCAAATGCGATGAAATTGGATTTGCCAGGATTACAACTTGCAATCAATCTTTACGAAGAACTTATGGCTAAAGGGTATGGAGATAAAGGTACCCAAGTTCTTTTCAAAAAGTATCAATAA
- a CDS encoding YkyB family protein: MADANSLRELAVAIYTVNRHAKTAPDNRPLYQLKKAAIAKLLETGGAEKVGLHFVENPKYSKQHSTVLVKCEQFLFHTLPEKEDFAQLPHLGEQDMEFRNPQERMSLKAARELLTNFTGTLQEITPAPSVKKPMKKKARRVSNTEVFRSSYLDGKH; encoded by the coding sequence TTGGCAGATGCCAATTCACTGCGTGAACTAGCAGTAGCAATCTATACCGTTAACCGGCATGCAAAAACCGCTCCGGATAATCGTCCGCTTTATCAATTGAAGAAAGCAGCAATCGCAAAACTTCTTGAAACTGGCGGCGCTGAAAAAGTCGGACTGCATTTTGTAGAAAATCCAAAGTACAGCAAACAGCATTCCACTGTCCTCGTCAAATGTGAGCAATTCCTCTTTCACACTCTCCCTGAAAAAGAAGACTTCGCACAGTTACCGCATTTAGGCGAGCAAGATATGGAGTTCAGGAATCCTCAAGAGCGTATGAGCTTAAAGGCTGCTCGCGAACTCCTAACTAATTTTACAGGGACTTTACAGGAGATTACTCCTGCACCATCAGTTAAAAAACCTATGAAGAAAAAAGCCAGAAGGGTTTCAAACACCGAAGTTTTCCGGTCTTCTTATTTGGATGGCAAACATTAA
- the fadH gene encoding 2,4-dienoyl-CoA reductase encodes MDEKKVIIVTGGSNGMGKYMAKKFAQDGANVIITGRDMEKLNAAKEEIGENAYPFQMDVREIETIEALIQYADKTFGKIDGLVNNAAGNFIVQAEDLSPNGWKSVIDIVLNGTFYCSSAVMNYWKEKGQKGAILNMLATYAWDAGPGVVHSAAAKAGVMSLTRTLAVEWGRKYGVRVNGIAPGPIERTGGAEKLFQSEKAAQRTIQSVPLGRVGKPEEIAELAAFIMSDKASYMNGEIVTLDGGQWLNQYPF; translated from the coding sequence ATGGACGAGAAAAAAGTAATTATCGTTACTGGCGGGTCAAATGGAATGGGGAAATACATGGCAAAGAAATTTGCTCAAGACGGGGCAAATGTCATTATCACCGGCAGAGATATGGAGAAGTTGAATGCAGCGAAAGAAGAAATTGGTGAAAATGCGTATCCATTTCAAATGGACGTGCGTGAAATAGAAACAATTGAAGCGCTCATCCAATATGCTGACAAGACGTTTGGCAAAATTGATGGTCTTGTGAATAATGCAGCAGGAAATTTCATCGTTCAAGCTGAAGACCTGTCTCCAAACGGTTGGAAATCTGTGATTGATATTGTGTTGAATGGAACGTTTTACTGTTCAAGTGCAGTGATGAATTATTGGAAAGAAAAAGGTCAAAAAGGTGCAATTTTGAATATGCTGGCTACGTATGCATGGGATGCAGGTCCCGGAGTAGTTCACTCTGCTGCAGCTAAAGCAGGGGTTATGTCGCTGACACGCACTCTCGCAGTTGAATGGGGCAGAAAATACGGCGTGCGGGTAAACGGAATCGCACCAGGTCCGATTGAGCGGACAGGCGGGGCGGAAAAGTTATTCCAATCAGAAAAAGCAGCTCAGCGTACAATCCAATCTGTGCCATTGGGCCGTGTAGGCAAGCCTGAAGAAATCGCCGAACTTGCTGCCTTTATTATGTCTGACAAAGCTTCCTACATGAATGGCGAAATCGTTACATTGGATGGCGGGCAATGGCTGAACCAATATCCGTTTTAA
- the cbpB gene encoding cyclic-di-AMP-binding protein CbpB, whose product MVALNNSDFLVMPISDYLISSEKVAHVQVGNNAEHALLVLTKTGYSAIPVLDAKYKLRGLLGIGMITDAILGLERIEYERLSDLKVDDIMQTDLPLIRTTDRFQKGLDLLINHTFLCVTEEDGTFAGILTRRVMLKQFKKYIYSSR is encoded by the coding sequence TTGGTTGCTTTGAATAATAGTGACTTTTTGGTTATGCCGATATCCGACTATCTGATTTCTTCTGAAAAAGTTGCGCATGTACAGGTTGGAAATAATGCAGAACATGCTTTACTCGTCCTGACAAAGACGGGGTATTCAGCGATTCCTGTTCTTGACGCAAAGTATAAATTAAGAGGTTTGTTAGGCATTGGAATGATTACAGATGCAATTTTAGGGTTAGAACGGATTGAATACGAACGTCTTTCAGATCTAAAAGTAGACGACATAATGCAGACGGATTTACCATTAATCCGAACGACGGACCGGTTTCAAAAAGGATTAGACTTACTTATTAATCATACGTTTTTATGTGTAACGGAGGAAGACGGTACATTCGCTGGAATCTTAACCCGCCGTGTGATGTTGAAGCAGTTTAAGAAGTATATATATAGCTCAAGATAA